The following are from one region of the Ruficoccus sp. ZRK36 genome:
- a CDS encoding MoxR family ATPase gives MSSEFNDLQSKIASAREEIAKVIIGQEDVINQCLIVIFARQHALLEGVPGVAKTLLVNTLARVLGCEFNRIQSTPDLMPTDIIGTSIYNMRDQVFEVVKGPIFTSFLLADEINRAPAKTQSALLQAMQEREVVIDRNTYALDPAFTLFATQNPVEYEGTYPLPEAQKDRFMLKINVDYPQEAQELMLARRVLEGNPPEHSLDEGQLKPVLETGELARAREAFQSVTIKEELINYCVQIIRQTRASDSILVGASPRATIALILAVRIYAAIQGRDYVVPDDIKQLAGPVLNHRLILRPEFEIEGLTIDEVIVELVNTVSVPR, from the coding sequence ATGAGCTCAGAGTTCAACGACCTGCAAAGCAAGATCGCCAGTGCCCGTGAAGAGATCGCGAAGGTCATCATCGGCCAGGAAGACGTCATCAATCAGTGCCTGATCGTTATCTTCGCACGGCAACATGCGTTACTGGAGGGCGTCCCCGGCGTCGCCAAGACCCTGTTGGTGAACACCCTTGCCCGCGTCCTCGGGTGCGAGTTCAACCGCATCCAGTCCACGCCCGACCTCATGCCGACCGACATCATCGGCACCAGTATTTATAATATGCGCGATCAGGTCTTTGAAGTCGTTAAGGGACCGATCTTCACCTCCTTTTTACTGGCGGACGAGATCAACCGCGCTCCGGCCAAGACGCAGTCGGCCCTGCTTCAGGCCATGCAGGAGCGTGAGGTTGTTATCGACCGCAATACCTACGCGCTTGATCCGGCCTTTACGCTTTTTGCCACGCAGAACCCGGTCGAATACGAGGGCACCTATCCACTCCCCGAAGCGCAGAAGGACCGCTTTATGCTCAAAATCAATGTGGACTACCCGCAAGAAGCGCAGGAGCTGATGCTCGCTCGACGCGTGCTTGAGGGGAACCCACCCGAGCACTCGCTGGATGAGGGCCAGCTCAAGCCAGTGCTCGAAACGGGGGAGCTAGCCCGTGCACGCGAAGCCTTCCAATCCGTTACAATCAAAGAGGAGCTTATCAACTACTGCGTACAGATCATTCGCCAGACCCGTGCGAGTGACAGTATCCTGGTCGGGGCAAGTCCACGCGCGACAATCGCGCTCATCCTGGCTGTACGGATATACGCCGCCATCCAGGGGCGCGACTATGTCGTGCCCGATGACATTAAGCAGCTTGCCGGGCCGGTCCTGAACCACCGTCTGATTCTGCGCCCAGAGTTCGAGATCGAGGGGCTGACGATCGACGAGGTCATTGTCGAGCTGGTAAACACCGTAAGCGTTCCGCGCTAA
- the rsgA gene encoding ribosome small subunit-dependent GTPase A has protein sequence MHSDLLKLGWSEHLHQHLHINEHAERIPARITREDRDRYSLHTGARQCSAQLSGSYRHSAQSTLDLPTVGDWVLFEPGQTAGEGIIHGLLPRKSLFTRQVSGDRSDLQLLAANIDYLFIVAGLDQEFNPKRIERYLTQAWNSGAEPVVILNKSDLVEDASERVRDLCARLPEVSVHAISALSPASTECLSSYLASGNTVALSGSSGVGKSSLINALLGEELLKTQANRADDNRGRHTTTWRALFQLESGACLIDLPGMRELQLTGESAGMEKAFSDIYRLAGQCKFRNCHHEGEPGCAIEAALDSGQLTEERFQQYLKLRNESHSTRRPKPKPTYRKPAAPGKWEEKETFFKQVKIQHRKNNKAKRKYHQEDGF, from the coding sequence ATGCATTCAGATTTACTCAAACTGGGTTGGAGCGAACACCTCCACCAACACCTTCACATAAACGAACATGCCGAGCGTATCCCGGCCCGAATCACACGGGAGGATCGCGACCGCTACAGCCTCCACACCGGGGCGCGACAATGCAGCGCACAGCTGTCCGGCTCGTACCGGCATTCTGCGCAGTCCACCCTGGACCTGCCCACCGTTGGCGACTGGGTCCTCTTCGAGCCGGGGCAGACCGCAGGCGAGGGGATCATCCATGGCCTGTTGCCGCGGAAGTCGCTCTTCACGAGACAAGTCTCGGGCGACCGCTCGGACCTTCAACTGCTGGCCGCCAACATCGACTACCTGTTTATCGTCGCCGGGCTCGATCAGGAGTTTAACCCCAAGCGTATTGAGCGCTACCTGACACAGGCCTGGAACAGTGGTGCCGAGCCGGTCGTGATTCTGAATAAATCAGATCTGGTCGAGGACGCCAGTGAGCGGGTCAGGGATTTGTGCGCGCGCCTGCCCGAAGTCTCCGTTCACGCGATAAGTGCGCTTAGCCCGGCGTCAACCGAGTGCCTGAGCAGCTATCTGGCTTCCGGTAATACGGTCGCGCTGTCCGGGTCGTCGGGTGTGGGAAAAAGCTCACTCATCAATGCGCTTCTCGGTGAGGAGCTGCTCAAGACGCAGGCGAATCGTGCCGACGATAACCGCGGCAGACACACCACGACCTGGCGGGCGCTGTTCCAGCTCGAAAGCGGCGCCTGTCTGATCGACCTGCCGGGGATGCGTGAGCTTCAACTGACCGGTGAATCCGCAGGTATGGAGAAGGCATTCTCGGACATCTACCGCCTGGCCGGGCAGTGCAAGTTTCGGAACTGCCACCACGAGGGCGAGCCCGGCTGCGCGATAGAGGCGGCACTGGATAGCGGGCAGCTCACGGAGGAACGCTTTCAGCAATACCTGAAGCTACGCAACGAAAGCCACAGTACCCGTCGGCCAAAGCCCAAGCCGACCTATCGAAAACCCGCTGCACCCGGAAAGTGGGAGGAAAAGGAAACGTTTTTCAAACAGGTAAAAATCCAGCACCGCAAAAACAACAAAGCGAAACGCAAATACCATCAGGAGGATGGTTTCTGA
- a CDS encoding RDD family protein, which translates to MITPDANRLVIETDDAVSFSLLLATPLVRALALIIDLGVIYVCQSILAVSMMLLTPFFADISTALLILGYFVTSIGYFILLEIAWDGRTIGKRLMKLRVIDANIQRLSAAQIILRNLFRVVDMLPAFYSLGGLIAMSSRKFQRLGDLAASTLVIRHQSQELPNIPSAAYNKFNSFRRYPHLEAQLKKNTVPAEHSLALQAILRRDKLETLARLELFRQLAQHFRQKVRFPAEACQDLTDEQYVRNCVDSILRNRISANTPTDGNAGPVRQSGVA; encoded by the coding sequence ATGATCACACCAGACGCCAACCGTCTCGTCATTGAGACCGACGACGCCGTTTCGTTCTCTCTGCTGCTCGCCACCCCCTTAGTGCGGGCGCTGGCACTGATCATCGACCTTGGGGTGATTTACGTTTGTCAGAGCATCCTCGCGGTCAGCATGATGCTCCTCACGCCGTTCTTTGCAGATATTTCGACGGCACTGTTAATCCTGGGGTACTTTGTGACGAGTATCGGCTACTTCATTCTGCTGGAGATCGCCTGGGATGGTCGCACGATCGGCAAGCGTCTGATGAAGCTGCGTGTCATCGATGCAAACATCCAGCGCCTGAGCGCAGCCCAGATCATCCTGCGCAACTTGTTTCGTGTGGTAGATATGCTTCCGGCCTTTTACTCGCTGGGCGGACTCATTGCGATGAGCAGCCGTAAGTTCCAGCGCCTAGGCGATCTGGCGGCCTCGACACTCGTCATCCGCCATCAATCCCAGGAACTCCCAAATATCCCCTCGGCCGCGTACAACAAGTTTAACTCGTTCCGGCGCTACCCACACCTGGAGGCACAGTTAAAAAAGAACACCGTGCCGGCCGAGCATTCTCTGGCCCTTCAGGCTATCCTGCGACGGGACAAGCTGGAGACTCTGGCACGGCTGGAGTTGTTCCGACAGCTGGCACAACACTTCCGGCAAAAGGTCCGCTTCCCGGCGGAAGCCTGTCAGGACCTGACTGACGAGCAATATGTGCGAAACTGCGTTGACTCTATCCTGCGCAATCGCATTTCAGCCAACACGCCAACGGATGGCAACGCGGGGCCTGTTCGGCAGTCAGGCGTGGCATAA
- a CDS encoding DUF4129 domain-containing protein — translation MVKQRRLRGKRSDREQDVIEMLESALHLLKMLPAHAWLLYALGTLPFVSLFLVYWTEMSSSALAYRYLSPGALALAVAYIWMKYWQARWAIVMRNVLVMQSYRPSRSTRFRILLRQAIFQPWGLIIVPLCGVLVIPFPWALAFFQNLTVCESFDEEGKHTTDKALKYASVGKLQLGLFSLLWIQILTGFIFLSWLTILGYLPYLVYMLTGIETVFVRSPHAILNNSSFYVAGATFTYLTLDPVVKAYFFLRCYYADTRETGLDILVTLRRLGGPMARMLIFAAGLALLSGSCLLANEPVDPIPSEQLEQTIDDVGSQRKYIWDQPPEQLDNRGEAPAWVNSFNQFKQDIKEFWHTSWREFSDWFESLFEKEEKKEKEDKEDRKKVSHSGNGIADVANVIAIGLIIILAAIICVMIFRGIRQRPLLASTAPMGAADSPDLTQEEVSADSLSIDRWLEYARELAARQEYRLAMRAVFLAQLAYLAEQRLIVLAKFKSNLEYAHELTRRAHSCPHAIEAFSSSTHLFESIWYGDYPAEPSKLDQMEDLFRTLATDS, via the coding sequence ATGGTGAAACAGCGCAGGCTCAGAGGGAAGCGCTCCGACCGCGAGCAGGATGTCATAGAGATGTTGGAAAGCGCACTGCATCTGCTTAAAATGCTGCCTGCGCATGCCTGGTTACTCTATGCACTTGGCACACTCCCTTTTGTTTCACTGTTTCTGGTTTACTGGACGGAGATGTCCAGCAGTGCTCTGGCCTACCGCTACCTCTCGCCTGGCGCTCTGGCCCTCGCGGTAGCCTACATCTGGATGAAGTACTGGCAGGCGCGTTGGGCGATCGTAATGCGCAACGTACTCGTCATGCAGTCGTATCGACCGAGTCGGTCGACCCGCTTTCGGATACTTCTGCGTCAGGCGATCTTCCAGCCGTGGGGACTGATCATTGTTCCTCTGTGCGGGGTTCTGGTCATTCCGTTTCCCTGGGCCTTGGCCTTCTTCCAAAACCTGACCGTATGCGAATCCTTTGACGAAGAGGGTAAGCACACAACCGACAAGGCCCTGAAATACGCCTCGGTGGGAAAACTACAGCTCGGACTGTTTTCCCTGCTGTGGATCCAGATACTGACCGGTTTTATTTTCCTCAGCTGGCTGACGATATTGGGCTACCTGCCTTATCTCGTGTACATGCTGACCGGGATCGAGACGGTTTTCGTACGTAGTCCACACGCGATACTGAACAATTCGAGCTTTTACGTGGCCGGTGCCACCTTCACGTATCTGACACTCGACCCGGTGGTAAAGGCATACTTTTTCCTGCGCTGCTACTATGCCGACACACGCGAAACCGGTCTCGACATCCTTGTTACACTGCGCCGCCTGGGCGGGCCAATGGCCCGCATGCTGATATTCGCTGCAGGTCTTGCCCTGTTGAGCGGATCGTGTCTGCTTGCTAATGAGCCTGTCGACCCGATCCCGTCTGAGCAGCTCGAGCAGACGATCGACGATGTCGGCTCACAGCGAAAATACATCTGGGACCAACCCCCAGAGCAGCTGGACAATCGGGGAGAGGCACCTGCCTGGGTTAACTCCTTTAACCAGTTCAAACAGGATATAAAAGAGTTCTGGCACACCAGCTGGAGGGAGTTTTCCGACTGGTTCGAAAGTCTCTTTGAAAAGGAAGAGAAAAAAGAGAAAGAGGATAAAGAGGATCGCAAGAAAGTTTCGCATTCGGGTAATGGCATTGCCGATGTCGCCAATGTTATCGCGATAGGCCTGATCATCATATTGGCAGCTATTATCTGCGTCATGATATTCCGGGGGATTCGGCAAAGGCCACTTCTGGCGTCGACAGCCCCCATGGGCGCGGCAGACAGCCCCGATCTCACTCAGGAAGAAGTCAGTGCTGACAGTCTGAGCATTGACCGCTGGCTGGAATATGCCCGCGAGCTTGCGGCCCGACAAGAATACCGGCTGGCCATGCGTGCGGTATTCCTTGCCCAGCTGGCCTACCTCGCCGAGCAGCGCCTGATCGTGTTGGCCAAGTTCAAGTCCAACCTCGAGTACGCCCACGAGTTGACCCGTCGTGCACATTCCTGCCCACACGCCATTGAGGCTTTCTCTAGCTCTACGCACCTCTTCGAGTCTATCTGGTACGGCGACTATCCCGCAGAACCCAGCAAACTCGACCAGATGGAAGATCTCTTTCGAACCCTGGCCACGGACTCATGA
- a CDS encoding DUF4350 domain-containing protein: MKRKRLMTGLGLMLAALLVTAALYYAFASKFTTGKMFPEHSSLRADPRGTMLLYESLETLPTVTAARWFEPFSKWMRDSEVRPQDTTVLFLDANGMSLMDEDLEAFLLQGGRVIVSLPSPNPGNSYDDMDEDFHASDHTPVGDDEVLEEVEYKTGFDGWELFALKAYHDYSVVNSDMRLNKESPMAAGAPTETAWLSSEAILINETKSVSNELDTQATEDIEDEDFTEPEGRGESAATSSEEDTDREKLPPARPWDVIYSSHTAPVIVGKQVGRGEIIVLANGLPLTNESLRLHKDLPLLKWLLGNDRNVVFEEYHFGIVQPHGIASLIREYGLSGALVALMISFLLFIWHGAFPLLPSVAEAPRPRTLGHTAVSGYRDLLRRHIRPRQLLGLCLEQWKLAFMGKHQDGKRYEKQFREAEHVVETEAAKPPRERNPGRAYQTISQILNQRRTRP, translated from the coding sequence ATGAAACGTAAAAGACTCATGACCGGACTTGGCCTGATGCTGGCCGCGCTACTGGTGACAGCAGCGCTTTACTACGCCTTTGCGAGTAAGTTTACCACTGGTAAAATGTTCCCGGAGCACTCCAGCCTGCGGGCAGATCCGCGTGGCACCATGCTGCTGTATGAGAGCCTTGAGACATTGCCGACGGTCACGGCTGCCCGCTGGTTTGAGCCATTCAGCAAGTGGATGCGTGACAGCGAAGTCAGGCCGCAGGATACGACGGTACTCTTTCTCGATGCAAATGGCATGAGCCTAATGGACGAGGACTTGGAAGCATTTCTCCTTCAGGGCGGTCGTGTTATCGTGTCCTTGCCATCTCCAAACCCCGGGAACTCCTACGACGATATGGATGAAGACTTTCATGCTTCCGATCATACGCCTGTCGGTGACGACGAGGTATTGGAAGAGGTCGAGTATAAAACAGGCTTCGACGGTTGGGAGCTATTTGCACTTAAAGCCTACCACGATTACTCCGTTGTCAATTCCGACATGAGACTCAACAAAGAGAGTCCTATGGCCGCCGGTGCTCCAACAGAGACGGCATGGCTCAGCTCCGAGGCGATCTTGATCAATGAAACGAAAAGCGTCTCCAATGAGCTGGATACCCAAGCCACGGAAGACATTGAGGACGAGGATTTCACCGAGCCCGAGGGCAGGGGAGAGTCGGCCGCTACCAGTTCGGAGGAAGATACGGATCGAGAAAAGCTTCCTCCTGCACGCCCGTGGGACGTTATTTATAGCTCGCATACCGCACCTGTCATTGTCGGTAAACAGGTCGGGCGTGGGGAAATCATCGTCTTGGCCAATGGTCTGCCACTGACCAACGAATCACTGCGCCTGCACAAGGATCTACCCTTACTGAAGTGGCTGCTCGGCAATGACCGCAATGTCGTCTTCGAGGAATACCATTTCGGTATCGTGCAGCCTCACGGGATCGCTTCTCTCATACGCGAATACGGCCTGAGCGGTGCCCTTGTCGCACTGATGATTTCATTTCTGCTTTTCATCTGGCACGGGGCATTTCCGCTACTACCCAGTGTCGCTGAGGCGCCCCGGCCGCGCACCCTTGGGCACACCGCTGTCAGTGGCTACCGTGATCTGCTCCGGCGGCACATACGCCCCCGGCAGTTGCTCGGGCTCTGTCTGGAGCAGTGGAAGTTGGCCTTTATGGGCAAGCACCAAGACGGCAAACGCTACGAGAAGCAATTCCGGGAAGCAGAGCACGTTGTCGAAACCGAGGCAGCCAAGCCCCCTCGTGAGCGTAACCCCGGCCGCGCCTACCAAACTATTTCGCAAATACTTAATCAAAGGAGAACCCGCCCATGA
- a CDS encoding DUF58 domain-containing protein → MPKPSTRLVLLSLLPLPAALLAGTGEVALTLCLVLYLLFVVMALVDILLSGQKPHPSFQCDRQIRQAKNSTGSFNLVMAFADGDRLPPWIEVGIPFPLPVTSTEEQQRLMLKADTPRFSSKWEFSSPDRGYFKIDRIYWQIPSLLGLWLRRGSSEADLPIRIYPNLHRDKKTLANLFLNRGLAGMNIQRMSGQGRDYDQIRDYEPGDPFVNIHWKASAKRNNLMTKTYQVERTQEIYVLIDHSRLSARKIRTDYDEHDENVLERFVAAASVLSLAAVRQGDLFGLMTFSRDTTGFLRASSGPAHLRCVQDHLFTIKPNKVFPDFEEMFRFVRTNLRRRSLIILLTDLSDPAAFESFRQHVGLISRRHILLVNMLTMAGVGPLFQRGDDRKDDIYTRLAGHLIWKDLHDYTRLLAAQRVDLRLLKSENLALEVVNQYLTVKKRQLI, encoded by the coding sequence ATGCCCAAACCGAGTACCAGGCTAGTCCTGCTTTCGTTACTGCCGCTTCCTGCCGCATTACTGGCCGGGACCGGGGAGGTAGCGCTGACGCTATGCCTGGTGCTTTACCTTCTGTTTGTGGTCATGGCTCTCGTCGATATTTTGCTCAGCGGTCAGAAGCCCCATCCGAGCTTCCAGTGTGACCGCCAAATCCGTCAGGCCAAGAACTCGACCGGGAGTTTTAACCTGGTCATGGCATTCGCGGATGGAGACCGTCTGCCGCCCTGGATCGAGGTTGGTATTCCCTTTCCACTCCCCGTCACCTCAACCGAGGAGCAGCAGCGGTTGATGCTAAAGGCCGATACCCCACGCTTTAGCAGTAAGTGGGAGTTCAGCTCGCCCGATCGTGGCTACTTTAAGATCGATCGCATCTACTGGCAGATTCCGAGCCTCCTGGGCCTGTGGTTGCGGCGTGGCTCTTCTGAGGCAGATTTACCGATCCGCATCTATCCCAACCTCCATCGGGACAAAAAAACGCTGGCAAATCTCTTTCTGAATCGAGGACTGGCCGGGATGAACATCCAGCGCATGAGTGGCCAGGGCCGCGACTATGACCAGATCCGTGATTACGAGCCTGGCGACCCCTTTGTGAACATCCACTGGAAGGCCAGTGCCAAGCGCAACAACCTGATGACAAAAACCTATCAGGTCGAGCGCACGCAGGAAATCTACGTCCTGATCGACCATTCGAGGCTTTCGGCCCGTAAGATCCGCACTGACTACGACGAACACGATGAAAACGTCCTGGAGCGTTTCGTGGCTGCCGCTAGTGTGCTCAGCCTCGCCGCCGTAAGGCAGGGAGACCTGTTTGGCCTGATGACTTTCAGCCGCGATACAACGGGATTCCTGCGGGCCTCCTCTGGCCCCGCCCACTTGCGATGTGTTCAAGATCATCTTTTTACTATCAAACCGAACAAGGTTTTCCCCGATTTTGAGGAAATGTTTCGCTTCGTGCGGACGAACCTGCGCCGCCGCAGCCTGATCATTCTCCTCACGGATCTCTCCGATCCGGCTGCGTTCGAGAGCTTCCGCCAGCACGTTGGGTTGATCAGCCGTCGCCATATCCTACTGGTCAACATGCTGACGATGGCTGGGGTCGGCCCACTGTTTCAGAGGGGCGACGACCGTAAAGACGATATCTACACCCGACTGGCCGGGCACCTGATCTGGAAAGACCTCCACGACTACACCCGTCTGCTGGCTGCTCAACGCGTGGACCTGCGCCTGCTCAAAAGCGAGAACCTGGCACTGGAGGTCGTGAATCAGTACCTCACCGTGAAAAAACGTCAGCTCATATGA
- a CDS encoding stage II sporulation protein M — protein sequence MIIDTDKYISQQRPIWDEFERMLRLIEDNARTNFDLRQIQRLRYLQDVVSADLTRLRTFSAEPATTNYLESLVARGFSSIHENRSLSRLKFNPFKVLVEFAITVRRHSRLFYFVTATMFVGCILGGGIVAFFPEHKEIIMPFSHLLGDPSERVEMEEDAENSTHVSGHQSSFSATLMANNIRVAIFALTVGILYGVFTVVLVFYNGLILGAVAVDYILAGETTFLLGWLLPHGSVEIPAILFAAQGGLLIARTLIVKDGRLNLTARLKKNSRDIVMLIGGVVLLLVWAGIIEAFLSQYHEPVIPYSAKIAFGLLQLAALAGFIVMAGRTKKGARQ from the coding sequence ATGATCATCGACACGGACAAGTACATCTCCCAACAGCGACCGATCTGGGACGAGTTCGAGCGGATGTTAAGACTGATCGAGGACAACGCACGCACGAACTTTGACCTGAGACAGATCCAGCGACTGCGTTATCTGCAGGACGTAGTGTCAGCCGACCTGACGCGCCTGCGCACATTTTCCGCCGAGCCGGCAACGACCAACTATCTGGAGTCTCTGGTCGCACGCGGTTTTTCCTCCATTCATGAAAACCGCTCCCTCAGTCGCCTGAAGTTCAACCCGTTTAAGGTACTGGTCGAGTTCGCCATCACGGTACGGCGCCATTCCCGGTTATTCTACTTCGTCACTGCGACGATGTTCGTGGGCTGCATTCTCGGAGGGGGGATCGTCGCGTTTTTCCCTGAGCACAAAGAGATTATCATGCCATTCAGCCATCTGCTCGGCGACCCATCCGAACGAGTCGAAATGGAGGAAGACGCTGAAAATAGCACGCATGTAAGCGGCCATCAGTCATCATTCTCGGCCACGCTGATGGCTAATAATATCCGGGTGGCTATTTTTGCGCTAACCGTCGGCATTCTTTACGGCGTCTTCACCGTCGTACTGGTATTTTATAACGGGCTCATCCTTGGTGCGGTGGCGGTGGACTACATCCTGGCGGGGGAGACAACCTTTCTGCTGGGCTGGCTACTGCCACATGGCAGCGTAGAGATCCCGGCCATCCTTTTTGCGGCACAGGGTGGGCTGCTTATTGCACGTACGTTGATCGTGAAGGATGGGCGACTCAATCTGACCGCCCGCCTGAAAAAGAACAGCCGCGATATTGTTATGTTGATCGGCGGGGTCGTGCTGCTTCTGGTCTGGGCTGGCATCATTGAGGCCTTTTTATCTCAGTATCATGAACCCGTGATCCCGTACTCCGCCAAGATCGCATTCGGACTTTTGCAGTTAGCCGCGCTGGCAGGATTTATCGTGATGGCTGGGCGCACAAAGAAAGGGGCCAGACAATGA